In Pleurocapsa sp. PCC 7319, the following are encoded in one genomic region:
- a CDS encoding DoxX family protein — MLNILESILELWRSLYLPFPVGIQGITLLALRVGLGILFILHGYPKLTHLQQWSKALKLPIYLCFLSALSMFLGGFCLVSGFLTPLACLAILCSMLFALVLEITQGLPFVASDPYLIPQGEYEGASGKGEPPSQEKAFIYSLILVVLLVFGPGAFSINAWLINI; from the coding sequence ATGCTGAATATCTTAGAATCAATTTTAGAATTGTGGCGATCGCTTTATTTACCCTTTCCTGTAGGAATTCAGGGTATAACCTTACTAGCTTTGCGTGTTGGCTTAGGGATTTTGTTTATTCTGCACGGCTATCCTAAACTCACCCATTTACAACAGTGGTCAAAAGCCTTGAAACTTCCAATTTATCTCTGCTTTTTATCAGCTCTATCGATGTTTTTGGGTGGTTTTTGCCTGGTTAGTGGTTTCTTGACTCCTTTAGCTTGTTTAGCGATCTTATGTTCAATGTTATTTGCTTTAGTTTTAGAAATTACTCAAGGATTACCCTTTGTTGCTAGCGATCCCTATCTTATTCCTCAAGGAGAATACGAAGGAGCAAGTGGTAAAGGGGAACCTCCCAGTCAAGAAAAAGCTTTTATTTATAGTCTGATCTTAGTTGTACTATTAGTTTTTGGTCCTGGAGCATTTTCGATTAATGCCTGGCTGATTAACATTTGA